A genomic window from Betta splendens chromosome 24, fBetSpl5.4, whole genome shotgun sequence includes:
- the LOC114849153 gene encoding uncharacterized protein LOC114849153 isoform X3, whose amino-acid sequence MSGDHQLVTISMKNKKRMDANTCAWQWRSSCVKKYSRYTERLYHCSKIGFDFNVGSQMHKKLDLKMVTNGVILEMCDFAKMVNKSKIQFATHILENNFDLGLDNEQQRSEFSSRILHKVKDLMRKPRDEHGVFTLCDILQCAVCTNTLEDALNTDDTKDEDQCGLEEIDGPQTNDINDLDEGLRLHSNELKADVGLPSFPHCEGIGLNIEVGSKQSLDPTSLTNGVMLELVHFARFITSYSSIVLGLLEHNFELDIKCPNLKSIVWLKILALLKRRKQLIDMFKDESFCFYTESEKSEAENPLYHFRDIPKKRQPKKRALSAPRGGGTKMCKAKKIKKDIPSQNKNTCSWDSDHASDLEHSYMCPLDSDEASNIEGTDNENPVQDSCSNTLRPSELVCLSTHTPFLTNSDPSFDVNSPFAGKSNKRKSAGDKKQTQIPGNVPDRCLAEEEDMQVERDMWKLRSKRVKQIVEDQEYCAFHKAREVGIEFNVGFGPKQKISINSLTTALFFEIVKFALALNSSQQEFIMEILEYNFDLDLHNKIQRKMFAQDLMIKVRQLKNRKYPEKSSREIFELPGLVSLVNMAKANMGNVGTELETLSRMNKCTVGPVRRPDSHAEATEQSVNHHPFCEEIELKLHVKHHHPKKKLELYKLTSGAMSEVMNFAERLCGTFQEIFVDVLQHNFDFDSQNGNSDPTTDILLRVPIVVEQQNLMRCFPFSPSFKLQWSLKPIWEFGNPPPSNAQSNDSVQVPFIDQNVEICAHAEQENELDLWLWRLRANQMQRILSVPHLEHCPLYSFSKCKKVGIDFNIGSGVKQSLDPRLLTNGVMVEIDNFASELQAAQKYFITEILEYNFDLERFDLKNDLNRSIFAQQLFLKVRAAVYRRSQSLMMKPFELPDLRCVEGSPKLKFCPRCCRDESGPGHMIHPHLPATVSGEANCTAKQPAKDSSSISPTLLKSIMHKYHRCRLSGLSLCMEKDQPSVKLDMRLLTRGIVREVAGFAKTLCGTKNQLVNDIIKHNWFGSQSKDINHAAQFTAQMTARSRKPSWFNERFVAQPNHHRDSGHTAKGSKVAAKNEKAGDRASTGQVEEEEMMSVCHHADL is encoded by the coding sequence ATGAGTGGGGACCATCAGTTGGTCACTATCAGTATGAAGAACAAGAAAAGGATGGACGCCAACACGTGTGCATGGCAGTGGCGCAGTAGCTGTGTGAAGAAATATTCGAGATATACAGAACGATTATATCACTGCAGTAAGATTGGTTTTGATTTTAATGTTGGATCTCAAATGCACAAAAAACTGGACTTGAAGATGGTGACAAATGGTGTCATACTTGAGATGTGTGATTTTGCTAAAATGGTCAATAAGAGTAAAATACAGTTTGCCACACACATTCTGGAGAATAATTTTGATCTCGGGTTAGACAATGAGCAACAGAGGAGTGAATTTTCTTCTCGAattctacacaaagtgaaagaCCTTATGAGAAAACCTAGAGATGAACATGGAGTTTTCACTCTCTGTGACATTTTACAGTGTGCagtgtgcacaaacacactagAGGATGCCCTTAATACAGATGACACTAAAGATGAAGATCAATGTGGTTTAGAAGAAATCGATGGACCACAAACTAATGACATCAATGATTTAGATGaaggtttaaggctgcactcaAATGAACTGAAAGCAGATGTTGGTCTCCCATCATTTCCTCATTGTGAAGGGATTGGACTAAACATTGAAGTTGGTTCAAAACAAAGTCTAGATCCAACTTCATTGACGAATGGGGTCATGTTAGAACTGGTACATTTTGCCAGATTCATAACTTCCTACAGCTCTATTGTTCTGGGTTTGTTGGAACATAATTTCGAACTTGACATAAAATGTCCAAACCTCAAAAGTATAGTTTGGCTCAAGATATTAGCCCTGctaaagaggaggaagcagctcatTGACATGTTTAAAGATGAATCGTTTTGCTTTTACACAGAGTCGGAAAAGTCAGAAGCAGAAAACCCCTTGTATCACTTCAGAGACATTCCCAAAAAAAGGCAGCCTAAAAAGAGGGCTCTGTCAGCACCAAGAGGAGGTGGCACTAAGATGTGCAAAGCgaagaagataaagaaagaCATCCCAtcacagaataaaaacacatgttcCTGGGATTCAGACCATGCATCAGATTTAGAGCATTCTTACATGTGTCCCTTGGATTCAGATGAAGCTTCTAACATAGAGGGCACAGATAATGAGAATCCTGTACAAGACTCCTGTTCTAATACTTTGAGACCATCAGAGTTAGTTTGTTTAAGTACACATACACCTTTCCTCACCAACTCTGATCCTTCATTCGATGTGAACTCACCATTTGCAGGAAAGTCTAATAAACGTAAGTCAGCTggagacaaaaagcaaacacaaattCCAGGAAATGTCCCTGACAGATGTCTGGCTGAAGAGGAGGACATGCAAGTCGAGAGGGACATGTGGAAGCTGCGCTCTAAACGTGTAAAGCAAATTGTAGAAGACCAGGAATACTGTGCATTTCACAAAGCGCGGGAGGTCGGCATAGAATTCAACGTTGGCTTTGGCCCAAAGCAAAAAATCAGTATTAACTCTTTGACCACTGCTCTCTTTTTTGAAATAGTAAAGTTTGCCTTGGCCTTGAATTCATCTCAGCAGGAGTTTATCATGGAGATTCTTGAGTACAACTTTGACTTAGACCTGCATAACAAAATCCAAAGGAAAATGTTTGCACAAGATCTAATGATTAAAGTGAGACAGCTCAAAAATAGGAAGTATCCTGAGAAATCCTCCAGAGAGATTTTTGAACTCCCTGGCCTGGTGTCATTGGTTAACATGGCAAAGGCCAACATGGGAAATGTTGGTACTGAACTCGAAACCCTATCAAGAATGAACAAGTGTACAGTTGGTCCTGTGCGTCGTCCTGATTCACATGCAGAAGCTACTGAACAGAGTGTGAACCATCATCCTTTCTGTGAGGAAATAGAGTTGAAGTTACATGTGAAACACCACCATCCCAAAAAAAAGCTTGAGCTGTACAAACTGACAAGTGGAGCGATGTCTGAAGTGATGAACTTTGCTGAAAGGCTGTGTGGAACATTCCAAGAGATTTTTGTTGATGTCCTTCAACACAACTTCGATTTTGATTCGCAAAATGGAAATTCTGATCCTACTACAGATATTCTCTTAAGAGTTCCTATTGTGGTGGAGCAGCAAAATCTGATGAGATGTTTTCCCTTCAGCCCAAGTTTCAAACTACAATGGTCACTCAAGCCGATATGGGAGTTTGGGAATCCCCCACCTTCAAATGCACAGAGTAATGATTCTGTCCAGGTTCCCTTCATTGATCAAAATGTAGAGATATGTGCTCACGCTGAGCAAGAAAATGAGCTTGATTTATGGCTGTGGAGGTTGCGGGCCAATCAGATGCAGCGAATCCTTTCTGTGCCTCATTTAGAACATTGCCCTCTTTATTCTTTTTCCAAATGCAAGAAAGTAGGCATTGATTTCAACATAGGATCTGGTGTCAAACAAAGTCTTGATCCAAGGTTACTGACCAATGGCGTTATGGTTGAAATAGACAACTTTGCCAGTGAACTTCAAGCTGCTCAAAAGTACTTCATCACTGAAATACTGGAGTATAATTTTGATTTGGAAAGGTTTGACTTGAAAAACGACCTGAATCGCAGCATTTTTGCACAGCAGCTCTTCTTAAAAGTCAGAGCAGCAGTTTATAGACGTTCACAAAGCCTGATGATGAAACCTTTTGAATTGCCTGACTTAAGATGCGTAGAAGGCTCTCCAAAATTAAAGTTTTGCCCCAGATGTTGTAGGGATGAATCTGGCCCAGGCCACATGATTCATCCTCACTTACCTGCCACAGTGTCTGGTGAAGCCAACTGCACAGCAAAGCAGCCTGCAAAGgactcctcctccatctccccaACATTGTTGAAGTCCATAATGCACAAATACCATCGCTGCAGGCTGAGTGGTTTAAGTCTGTGCATGGAGAAAGACCAACCAAGCGTAAAACTTGACATGCGCCTCCTGACACGGGGAATTGTCCGTGAAGTAGCAGGTTTTGCCAAAACATTGTGTGGAACAAAAAATCAACTTGTGAATGATATTATCAAACACAActggtttggttcacagagcaAAGACATAAACCACGCAGCTCAGTTCACAGCGCAGATGACTGCAAGAAGCAGGAAACCCAGTTGGTTCAATGAACGTTTTGTAGCTCAGCCAAATCATCACAGAGATTCTGGACATACCGCGAAGGGAAGTAAAGTAGCAGCCAAAAACGAGAAGGCAGGTGACCGTGCTTCCACAGGACAggttgaagaggaggagatgatgagTGTCTGTCATCACGCAGATCTGTGA
- the LOC114849153 gene encoding uncharacterized protein LOC114849153 isoform X1, producing the protein MPSQLRGKSYNIREFAHVNTMSGDHQLVTISMKNKKRMDANTCAWQWRSSCVKKYSRYTERLYHCSKIGFDFNVGSQMHKKLDLKMVTNGVILEMCDFAKMVNKSKIQFATHILENNFDLGLDNEQQRSEFSSRILHKVKDLMRKPRDEHGVFTLCDILQCAVCTNTLEDALNTDDTKDEDQCGLEEIDGPQTNDINDLDEGLRLHSNELKADVGLPSFPHCEGIGLNIEVGSKQSLDPTSLTNGVMLELVHFARFITSYSSIVLGLLEHNFELDIKCPNLKSIVWLKILALLKRRKQLIDMFKDESFCFYTESEKSEAENPLYHFRDIPKKRQPKKRALSAPRGGGTKMCKAKKIKKDIPSQNKNTCSWDSDHASDLEHSYMCPLDSDEASNIEGTDNENPVQDSCSNTLRPSELVCLSTHTPFLTNSDPSFDVNSPFAGKSNKRKSAGDKKQTQIPGNVPDRCLAEEEDMQVERDMWKLRSKRVKQIVEDQEYCAFHKAREVGIEFNVGFGPKQKISINSLTTALFFEIVKFALALNSSQQEFIMEILEYNFDLDLHNKIQRKMFAQDLMIKVRQLKNRKYPEKSSREIFELPGLVSLVNMAKANMGNVGTELETLSRMNKCTVGPVRRPDSHAEATEQSVNHHPFCEEIELKLHVKHHHPKKKLELYKLTSGAMSEVMNFAERLCGTFQEIFVDVLQHNFDFDSQNGNSDPTTDILLRVPIVVEQQNLMRCFPFSPSFKLQWSLKPIWEFGNPPPSNAQSNDSVQVPFIDQNVEICAHAEQENELDLWLWRLRANQMQRILSVPHLEHCPLYSFSKCKKVGIDFNIGSGVKQSLDPRLLTNGVMVEIDNFASELQAAQKYFITEILEYNFDLERFDLKNDLNRSIFAQQLFLKVRAAVYRRSQSLMMKPFELPDLRCVEGSPKLKFCPRCCRDESGPGHMIHPHLPATVSGEANCTAKQPAKDSSSISPTLLKSIMHKYHRCRLSGLSLCMEKDQPSVKLDMRLLTRGIVREVAGFAKTLCGTKNQLVNDIIKHNWFGSQSKDINHAAQFTAQMTARSRKPSWFNERFVAQPNHHRDSGHTAKGSKVAAKNEKAGDRASTGQVEEEEMMSVCHHADL; encoded by the exons ATGCCCTCCCAACTGCGAGGAAAAAGTTACAACATCCGCGAATTCGCCCACGTAAATACG ATGAGTGGGGACCATCAGTTGGTCACTATCAGTATGAAGAACAAGAAAAGGATGGACGCCAACACGTGTGCATGGCAGTGGCGCAGTAGCTGTGTGAAGAAATATTCGAGATATACAGAACGATTATATCACTGCAGTAAGATTGGTTTTGATTTTAATGTTGGATCTCAAATGCACAAAAAACTGGACTTGAAGATGGTGACAAATGGTGTCATACTTGAGATGTGTGATTTTGCTAAAATGGTCAATAAGAGTAAAATACAGTTTGCCACACACATTCTGGAGAATAATTTTGATCTCGGGTTAGACAATGAGCAACAGAGGAGTGAATTTTCTTCTCGAattctacacaaagtgaaagaCCTTATGAGAAAACCTAGAGATGAACATGGAGTTTTCACTCTCTGTGACATTTTACAGTGTGCagtgtgcacaaacacactagAGGATGCCCTTAATACAGATGACACTAAAGATGAAGATCAATGTGGTTTAGAAGAAATCGATGGACCACAAACTAATGACATCAATGATTTAGATGaaggtttaaggctgcactcaAATGAACTGAAAGCAGATGTTGGTCTCCCATCATTTCCTCATTGTGAAGGGATTGGACTAAACATTGAAGTTGGTTCAAAACAAAGTCTAGATCCAACTTCATTGACGAATGGGGTCATGTTAGAACTGGTACATTTTGCCAGATTCATAACTTCCTACAGCTCTATTGTTCTGGGTTTGTTGGAACATAATTTCGAACTTGACATAAAATGTCCAAACCTCAAAAGTATAGTTTGGCTCAAGATATTAGCCCTGctaaagaggaggaagcagctcatTGACATGTTTAAAGATGAATCGTTTTGCTTTTACACAGAGTCGGAAAAGTCAGAAGCAGAAAACCCCTTGTATCACTTCAGAGACATTCCCAAAAAAAGGCAGCCTAAAAAGAGGGCTCTGTCAGCACCAAGAGGAGGTGGCACTAAGATGTGCAAAGCgaagaagataaagaaagaCATCCCAtcacagaataaaaacacatgttcCTGGGATTCAGACCATGCATCAGATTTAGAGCATTCTTACATGTGTCCCTTGGATTCAGATGAAGCTTCTAACATAGAGGGCACAGATAATGAGAATCCTGTACAAGACTCCTGTTCTAATACTTTGAGACCATCAGAGTTAGTTTGTTTAAGTACACATACACCTTTCCTCACCAACTCTGATCCTTCATTCGATGTGAACTCACCATTTGCAGGAAAGTCTAATAAACGTAAGTCAGCTggagacaaaaagcaaacacaaattCCAGGAAATGTCCCTGACAGATGTCTGGCTGAAGAGGAGGACATGCAAGTCGAGAGGGACATGTGGAAGCTGCGCTCTAAACGTGTAAAGCAAATTGTAGAAGACCAGGAATACTGTGCATTTCACAAAGCGCGGGAGGTCGGCATAGAATTCAACGTTGGCTTTGGCCCAAAGCAAAAAATCAGTATTAACTCTTTGACCACTGCTCTCTTTTTTGAAATAGTAAAGTTTGCCTTGGCCTTGAATTCATCTCAGCAGGAGTTTATCATGGAGATTCTTGAGTACAACTTTGACTTAGACCTGCATAACAAAATCCAAAGGAAAATGTTTGCACAAGATCTAATGATTAAAGTGAGACAGCTCAAAAATAGGAAGTATCCTGAGAAATCCTCCAGAGAGATTTTTGAACTCCCTGGCCTGGTGTCATTGGTTAACATGGCAAAGGCCAACATGGGAAATGTTGGTACTGAACTCGAAACCCTATCAAGAATGAACAAGTGTACAGTTGGTCCTGTGCGTCGTCCTGATTCACATGCAGAAGCTACTGAACAGAGTGTGAACCATCATCCTTTCTGTGAGGAAATAGAGTTGAAGTTACATGTGAAACACCACCATCCCAAAAAAAAGCTTGAGCTGTACAAACTGACAAGTGGAGCGATGTCTGAAGTGATGAACTTTGCTGAAAGGCTGTGTGGAACATTCCAAGAGATTTTTGTTGATGTCCTTCAACACAACTTCGATTTTGATTCGCAAAATGGAAATTCTGATCCTACTACAGATATTCTCTTAAGAGTTCCTATTGTGGTGGAGCAGCAAAATCTGATGAGATGTTTTCCCTTCAGCCCAAGTTTCAAACTACAATGGTCACTCAAGCCGATATGGGAGTTTGGGAATCCCCCACCTTCAAATGCACAGAGTAATGATTCTGTCCAGGTTCCCTTCATTGATCAAAATGTAGAGATATGTGCTCACGCTGAGCAAGAAAATGAGCTTGATTTATGGCTGTGGAGGTTGCGGGCCAATCAGATGCAGCGAATCCTTTCTGTGCCTCATTTAGAACATTGCCCTCTTTATTCTTTTTCCAAATGCAAGAAAGTAGGCATTGATTTCAACATAGGATCTGGTGTCAAACAAAGTCTTGATCCAAGGTTACTGACCAATGGCGTTATGGTTGAAATAGACAACTTTGCCAGTGAACTTCAAGCTGCTCAAAAGTACTTCATCACTGAAATACTGGAGTATAATTTTGATTTGGAAAGGTTTGACTTGAAAAACGACCTGAATCGCAGCATTTTTGCACAGCAGCTCTTCTTAAAAGTCAGAGCAGCAGTTTATAGACGTTCACAAAGCCTGATGATGAAACCTTTTGAATTGCCTGACTTAAGATGCGTAGAAGGCTCTCCAAAATTAAAGTTTTGCCCCAGATGTTGTAGGGATGAATCTGGCCCAGGCCACATGATTCATCCTCACTTACCTGCCACAGTGTCTGGTGAAGCCAACTGCACAGCAAAGCAGCCTGCAAAGgactcctcctccatctccccaACATTGTTGAAGTCCATAATGCACAAATACCATCGCTGCAGGCTGAGTGGTTTAAGTCTGTGCATGGAGAAAGACCAACCAAGCGTAAAACTTGACATGCGCCTCCTGACACGGGGAATTGTCCGTGAAGTAGCAGGTTTTGCCAAAACATTGTGTGGAACAAAAAATCAACTTGTGAATGATATTATCAAACACAActggtttggttcacagagcaAAGACATAAACCACGCAGCTCAGTTCACAGCGCAGATGACTGCAAGAAGCAGGAAACCCAGTTGGTTCAATGAACGTTTTGTAGCTCAGCCAAATCATCACAGAGATTCTGGACATACCGCGAAGGGAAGTAAAGTAGCAGCCAAAAACGAGAAGGCAGGTGACCGTGCTTCCACAGGACAggttgaagaggaggagatgatgagTGTCTGTCATCACGCAGATCTGTGA
- the LOC114849153 gene encoding uncharacterized protein LOC114849153 isoform X2 produces the protein MENIRRNAYDAAFKMSGDHQLVTISMKNKKRMDANTCAWQWRSSCVKKYSRYTERLYHCSKIGFDFNVGSQMHKKLDLKMVTNGVILEMCDFAKMVNKSKIQFATHILENNFDLGLDNEQQRSEFSSRILHKVKDLMRKPRDEHGVFTLCDILQCAVCTNTLEDALNTDDTKDEDQCGLEEIDGPQTNDINDLDEGLRLHSNELKADVGLPSFPHCEGIGLNIEVGSKQSLDPTSLTNGVMLELVHFARFITSYSSIVLGLLEHNFELDIKCPNLKSIVWLKILALLKRRKQLIDMFKDESFCFYTESEKSEAENPLYHFRDIPKKRQPKKRALSAPRGGGTKMCKAKKIKKDIPSQNKNTCSWDSDHASDLEHSYMCPLDSDEASNIEGTDNENPVQDSCSNTLRPSELVCLSTHTPFLTNSDPSFDVNSPFAGKSNKRKSAGDKKQTQIPGNVPDRCLAEEEDMQVERDMWKLRSKRVKQIVEDQEYCAFHKAREVGIEFNVGFGPKQKISINSLTTALFFEIVKFALALNSSQQEFIMEILEYNFDLDLHNKIQRKMFAQDLMIKVRQLKNRKYPEKSSREIFELPGLVSLVNMAKANMGNVGTELETLSRMNKCTVGPVRRPDSHAEATEQSVNHHPFCEEIELKLHVKHHHPKKKLELYKLTSGAMSEVMNFAERLCGTFQEIFVDVLQHNFDFDSQNGNSDPTTDILLRVPIVVEQQNLMRCFPFSPSFKLQWSLKPIWEFGNPPPSNAQSNDSVQVPFIDQNVEICAHAEQENELDLWLWRLRANQMQRILSVPHLEHCPLYSFSKCKKVGIDFNIGSGVKQSLDPRLLTNGVMVEIDNFASELQAAQKYFITEILEYNFDLERFDLKNDLNRSIFAQQLFLKVRAAVYRRSQSLMMKPFELPDLRCVEGSPKLKFCPRCCRDESGPGHMIHPHLPATVSGEANCTAKQPAKDSSSISPTLLKSIMHKYHRCRLSGLSLCMEKDQPSVKLDMRLLTRGIVREVAGFAKTLCGTKNQLVNDIIKHNWFGSQSKDINHAAQFTAQMTARSRKPSWFNERFVAQPNHHRDSGHTAKGSKVAAKNEKAGDRASTGQVEEEEMMSVCHHADL, from the coding sequence ATGAGTGGGGACCATCAGTTGGTCACTATCAGTATGAAGAACAAGAAAAGGATGGACGCCAACACGTGTGCATGGCAGTGGCGCAGTAGCTGTGTGAAGAAATATTCGAGATATACAGAACGATTATATCACTGCAGTAAGATTGGTTTTGATTTTAATGTTGGATCTCAAATGCACAAAAAACTGGACTTGAAGATGGTGACAAATGGTGTCATACTTGAGATGTGTGATTTTGCTAAAATGGTCAATAAGAGTAAAATACAGTTTGCCACACACATTCTGGAGAATAATTTTGATCTCGGGTTAGACAATGAGCAACAGAGGAGTGAATTTTCTTCTCGAattctacacaaagtgaaagaCCTTATGAGAAAACCTAGAGATGAACATGGAGTTTTCACTCTCTGTGACATTTTACAGTGTGCagtgtgcacaaacacactagAGGATGCCCTTAATACAGATGACACTAAAGATGAAGATCAATGTGGTTTAGAAGAAATCGATGGACCACAAACTAATGACATCAATGATTTAGATGaaggtttaaggctgcactcaAATGAACTGAAAGCAGATGTTGGTCTCCCATCATTTCCTCATTGTGAAGGGATTGGACTAAACATTGAAGTTGGTTCAAAACAAAGTCTAGATCCAACTTCATTGACGAATGGGGTCATGTTAGAACTGGTACATTTTGCCAGATTCATAACTTCCTACAGCTCTATTGTTCTGGGTTTGTTGGAACATAATTTCGAACTTGACATAAAATGTCCAAACCTCAAAAGTATAGTTTGGCTCAAGATATTAGCCCTGctaaagaggaggaagcagctcatTGACATGTTTAAAGATGAATCGTTTTGCTTTTACACAGAGTCGGAAAAGTCAGAAGCAGAAAACCCCTTGTATCACTTCAGAGACATTCCCAAAAAAAGGCAGCCTAAAAAGAGGGCTCTGTCAGCACCAAGAGGAGGTGGCACTAAGATGTGCAAAGCgaagaagataaagaaagaCATCCCAtcacagaataaaaacacatgttcCTGGGATTCAGACCATGCATCAGATTTAGAGCATTCTTACATGTGTCCCTTGGATTCAGATGAAGCTTCTAACATAGAGGGCACAGATAATGAGAATCCTGTACAAGACTCCTGTTCTAATACTTTGAGACCATCAGAGTTAGTTTGTTTAAGTACACATACACCTTTCCTCACCAACTCTGATCCTTCATTCGATGTGAACTCACCATTTGCAGGAAAGTCTAATAAACGTAAGTCAGCTggagacaaaaagcaaacacaaattCCAGGAAATGTCCCTGACAGATGTCTGGCTGAAGAGGAGGACATGCAAGTCGAGAGGGACATGTGGAAGCTGCGCTCTAAACGTGTAAAGCAAATTGTAGAAGACCAGGAATACTGTGCATTTCACAAAGCGCGGGAGGTCGGCATAGAATTCAACGTTGGCTTTGGCCCAAAGCAAAAAATCAGTATTAACTCTTTGACCACTGCTCTCTTTTTTGAAATAGTAAAGTTTGCCTTGGCCTTGAATTCATCTCAGCAGGAGTTTATCATGGAGATTCTTGAGTACAACTTTGACTTAGACCTGCATAACAAAATCCAAAGGAAAATGTTTGCACAAGATCTAATGATTAAAGTGAGACAGCTCAAAAATAGGAAGTATCCTGAGAAATCCTCCAGAGAGATTTTTGAACTCCCTGGCCTGGTGTCATTGGTTAACATGGCAAAGGCCAACATGGGAAATGTTGGTACTGAACTCGAAACCCTATCAAGAATGAACAAGTGTACAGTTGGTCCTGTGCGTCGTCCTGATTCACATGCAGAAGCTACTGAACAGAGTGTGAACCATCATCCTTTCTGTGAGGAAATAGAGTTGAAGTTACATGTGAAACACCACCATCCCAAAAAAAAGCTTGAGCTGTACAAACTGACAAGTGGAGCGATGTCTGAAGTGATGAACTTTGCTGAAAGGCTGTGTGGAACATTCCAAGAGATTTTTGTTGATGTCCTTCAACACAACTTCGATTTTGATTCGCAAAATGGAAATTCTGATCCTACTACAGATATTCTCTTAAGAGTTCCTATTGTGGTGGAGCAGCAAAATCTGATGAGATGTTTTCCCTTCAGCCCAAGTTTCAAACTACAATGGTCACTCAAGCCGATATGGGAGTTTGGGAATCCCCCACCTTCAAATGCACAGAGTAATGATTCTGTCCAGGTTCCCTTCATTGATCAAAATGTAGAGATATGTGCTCACGCTGAGCAAGAAAATGAGCTTGATTTATGGCTGTGGAGGTTGCGGGCCAATCAGATGCAGCGAATCCTTTCTGTGCCTCATTTAGAACATTGCCCTCTTTATTCTTTTTCCAAATGCAAGAAAGTAGGCATTGATTTCAACATAGGATCTGGTGTCAAACAAAGTCTTGATCCAAGGTTACTGACCAATGGCGTTATGGTTGAAATAGACAACTTTGCCAGTGAACTTCAAGCTGCTCAAAAGTACTTCATCACTGAAATACTGGAGTATAATTTTGATTTGGAAAGGTTTGACTTGAAAAACGACCTGAATCGCAGCATTTTTGCACAGCAGCTCTTCTTAAAAGTCAGAGCAGCAGTTTATAGACGTTCACAAAGCCTGATGATGAAACCTTTTGAATTGCCTGACTTAAGATGCGTAGAAGGCTCTCCAAAATTAAAGTTTTGCCCCAGATGTTGTAGGGATGAATCTGGCCCAGGCCACATGATTCATCCTCACTTACCTGCCACAGTGTCTGGTGAAGCCAACTGCACAGCAAAGCAGCCTGCAAAGgactcctcctccatctccccaACATTGTTGAAGTCCATAATGCACAAATACCATCGCTGCAGGCTGAGTGGTTTAAGTCTGTGCATGGAGAAAGACCAACCAAGCGTAAAACTTGACATGCGCCTCCTGACACGGGGAATTGTCCGTGAAGTAGCAGGTTTTGCCAAAACATTGTGTGGAACAAAAAATCAACTTGTGAATGATATTATCAAACACAActggtttggttcacagagcaAAGACATAAACCACGCAGCTCAGTTCACAGCGCAGATGACTGCAAGAAGCAGGAAACCCAGTTGGTTCAATGAACGTTTTGTAGCTCAGCCAAATCATCACAGAGATTCTGGACATACCGCGAAGGGAAGTAAAGTAGCAGCCAAAAACGAGAAGGCAGGTGACCGTGCTTCCACAGGACAggttgaagaggaggagatgatgagTGTCTGTCATCACGCAGATCTGTGA